From the genome of Onthophagus taurus isolate NC chromosome 5, IU_Otau_3.0, whole genome shotgun sequence, one region includes:
- the LOC111426199 gene encoding serine-enriched protein isoform X2 — protein sequence MPESLITNTYSAMAEAEPDLSTFENKSGLAEDMKFLASMPELCDVTFLVGDTREPVCAVKAVLAARSRVFHKMLYQAPSPQRKKEAPPRENKLRLFLKRSSEPLLNLQSASQQPTSQQHQTLIIEEFEPDVFRQLIEYIHTGCVTLQPRTLLGVMNAADYYGLDELRRACAGFVQCCINVDTVCALLASAERYIQYKCTKSLVQKVLEFVDEHGNEVLNLGSFTLLPQHVVRLILARDELQADEFTKFQAALMWGKKFCDNNPNTPLKEVIGNFLEYIQFHKIPANVLMREVHPLGLVPYHIIMTALAYQADPASVDPGKLSPNRVRRHQQGRSMSVQSSLDPYGSNTTLSSSGSSELVSSDGKHSTSN from the exons atgCCTGAAAGCTTGATTACAAACACTTACAGCGCAATGGCTGAAGCTGAACCTGATTTAAGCACGTTCGAAAATAAATCAGGATTAGCTGAAGACATGAAGTTTTTGGCTTCCATGCCGGAACTTTGTGATGTTACCTTTCTCGTTGGAGATACTCGAGAACCAGTTTGTGCCGTTAAAGCTGTTTTAGCCGCAAGATCGAGGGTGTTCCATAAAATGCTATATcaa gcCCCTAGTCCGCAAAGAAAAAAGGAAGCCCCGCCTAGAGAGAATAAATTAAGactttttttgaaaagatCCTCCGAGCccttattaaatttacaatcgGCATCGCAACAG CCAACTTCACAGCAACATCAAACGCTGATCATCGAAGAATTCGAACCGGATGTCTTCAGGCAACTAATCGAGTACATTCACACAGGCTGCGTTACTTTACAACCAAGAACTCTTTTAG GTGTTATGAATGCTGCCGATTATTACGGATTAGATGAATTAAGAAGAGCTTGTGCTGGTTTCGTGCAATGTTGTATTAACGTCGATACGGTTTGTGCGTTATTGGCGTCAGCCGAGCGATATATTCAGTATAAATGTACGAAATCTTTGGTGCAAAAAGTTTTGGAGTTCGTTGACGAGCACGGAAACGAAGTTTTAAATCTTGGGTCGTTCACTTTACTGCCACAACATGTTGTACGATTAATTTTAGCGAGGGATGAGCTCCAAGCGGATGAATTCACAAAGTTTCAAGCTGCGTTAATGTGgg GGAAGAAGTTTTGTGATAACAACCCCAATACTCCGTTAAAAGAAGTGAttggaaattttttggaatacaTTCAGTTTCATAAGATTCCAGCGAACGTTTTAATGCGGGAGGTTCATCCGTTGGGTTTGGTTCCTTATCATATTATAATGACGGCGTTGGCGTATCAG GCAGACCCGGCAAGTGTCGACCCCGGAAAATTGTCTCCCAATCGAGTGAGAAGACATCAACAAGGCAGATCGATGTCCGTTCAAAGTTCGTTGGATCCCTACGGCTCCAATACAACACTGAGCAGCAGTGGATCCAGCGAATTGGTCTCTTCTGACGGAAAACATTCGACGAGCAACTAA
- the LOC111426199 gene encoding serine-enriched protein isoform X1 — MPESLITNTYSAMAEAEPDLSTFENKSGLAEDMKFLASMPELCDVTFLVGDTREPVCAVKAVLAARSRVFHKMLYQAPSPQRKKEAPPRENKLRLFLKRSSEPLLNLQSASQQRGFTQQLAPIQEPTSQQHQTLIIEEFEPDVFRQLIEYIHTGCVTLQPRTLLGVMNAADYYGLDELRRACAGFVQCCINVDTVCALLASAERYIQYKCTKSLVQKVLEFVDEHGNEVLNLGSFTLLPQHVVRLILARDELQADEFTKFQAALMWGKKFCDNNPNTPLKEVIGNFLEYIQFHKIPANVLMREVHPLGLVPYHIIMTALAYQADPASVDPGKLSPNRVRRHQQGRSMSVQSSLDPYGSNTTLSSSGSSELVSSDGKHSTSN, encoded by the exons atgCCTGAAAGCTTGATTACAAACACTTACAGCGCAATGGCTGAAGCTGAACCTGATTTAAGCACGTTCGAAAATAAATCAGGATTAGCTGAAGACATGAAGTTTTTGGCTTCCATGCCGGAACTTTGTGATGTTACCTTTCTCGTTGGAGATACTCGAGAACCAGTTTGTGCCGTTAAAGCTGTTTTAGCCGCAAGATCGAGGGTGTTCCATAAAATGCTATATcaa gcCCCTAGTCCGCAAAGAAAAAAGGAAGCCCCGCCTAGAGAGAATAAATTAAGactttttttgaaaagatCCTCCGAGCccttattaaatttacaatcgGCATCGCAACAG agGGGCTTTACCCAACAACTGGCTCCGATCCAAGAG CCAACTTCACAGCAACATCAAACGCTGATCATCGAAGAATTCGAACCGGATGTCTTCAGGCAACTAATCGAGTACATTCACACAGGCTGCGTTACTTTACAACCAAGAACTCTTTTAG GTGTTATGAATGCTGCCGATTATTACGGATTAGATGAATTAAGAAGAGCTTGTGCTGGTTTCGTGCAATGTTGTATTAACGTCGATACGGTTTGTGCGTTATTGGCGTCAGCCGAGCGATATATTCAGTATAAATGTACGAAATCTTTGGTGCAAAAAGTTTTGGAGTTCGTTGACGAGCACGGAAACGAAGTTTTAAATCTTGGGTCGTTCACTTTACTGCCACAACATGTTGTACGATTAATTTTAGCGAGGGATGAGCTCCAAGCGGATGAATTCACAAAGTTTCAAGCTGCGTTAATGTGgg GGAAGAAGTTTTGTGATAACAACCCCAATACTCCGTTAAAAGAAGTGAttggaaattttttggaatacaTTCAGTTTCATAAGATTCCAGCGAACGTTTTAATGCGGGAGGTTCATCCGTTGGGTTTGGTTCCTTATCATATTATAATGACGGCGTTGGCGTATCAG GCAGACCCGGCAAGTGTCGACCCCGGAAAATTGTCTCCCAATCGAGTGAGAAGACATCAACAAGGCAGATCGATGTCCGTTCAAAGTTCGTTGGATCCCTACGGCTCCAATACAACACTGAGCAGCAGTGGATCCAGCGAATTGGTCTCTTCTGACGGAAAACATTCGACGAGCAACTAA
- the LOC111426199 gene encoding serine-enriched protein isoform X3, which produces MPESLITNTYSAMAEAEPDLSTFENKSGLAEDMKFLASMPELCDVTFLVGDTREPVCAVKAVLAARSRVFHKMLYQAPSPQRKKEAPPRENKLRLFLKRSSEPLLNLQSASQQPTSQQHQTLIIEEFEPDVFRQLIEYIHTGCVTLQPRTLLGVMNAADYYGLDELRRACAGFVQCCINVDTVCALLASAERYIQYKCTKSLVQKVLEFVDEHGNEVLNLGSFTLLPQHVVRLILARDELQADEFTKFQAALMWGKKFCDNNPNTPLKEVIGNFLEYIQFHKIPANVLMREVHPLGLVPYHIIMTALAYQTRQVSTPENCLPIE; this is translated from the exons atgCCTGAAAGCTTGATTACAAACACTTACAGCGCAATGGCTGAAGCTGAACCTGATTTAAGCACGTTCGAAAATAAATCAGGATTAGCTGAAGACATGAAGTTTTTGGCTTCCATGCCGGAACTTTGTGATGTTACCTTTCTCGTTGGAGATACTCGAGAACCAGTTTGTGCCGTTAAAGCTGTTTTAGCCGCAAGATCGAGGGTGTTCCATAAAATGCTATATcaa gcCCCTAGTCCGCAAAGAAAAAAGGAAGCCCCGCCTAGAGAGAATAAATTAAGactttttttgaaaagatCCTCCGAGCccttattaaatttacaatcgGCATCGCAACAG CCAACTTCACAGCAACATCAAACGCTGATCATCGAAGAATTCGAACCGGATGTCTTCAGGCAACTAATCGAGTACATTCACACAGGCTGCGTTACTTTACAACCAAGAACTCTTTTAG GTGTTATGAATGCTGCCGATTATTACGGATTAGATGAATTAAGAAGAGCTTGTGCTGGTTTCGTGCAATGTTGTATTAACGTCGATACGGTTTGTGCGTTATTGGCGTCAGCCGAGCGATATATTCAGTATAAATGTACGAAATCTTTGGTGCAAAAAGTTTTGGAGTTCGTTGACGAGCACGGAAACGAAGTTTTAAATCTTGGGTCGTTCACTTTACTGCCACAACATGTTGTACGATTAATTTTAGCGAGGGATGAGCTCCAAGCGGATGAATTCACAAAGTTTCAAGCTGCGTTAATGTGgg GGAAGAAGTTTTGTGATAACAACCCCAATACTCCGTTAAAAGAAGTGAttggaaattttttggaatacaTTCAGTTTCATAAGATTCCAGCGAACGTTTTAATGCGGGAGGTTCATCCGTTGGGTTTGGTTCCTTATCATATTATAATGACGGCGTTGGCGTATCAG ACCCGGCAAGTGTCGACCCCGGAAAATTGTCTCCCAATCGAGTGA